One Urocitellus parryii isolate mUroPar1 chromosome 14, mUroPar1.hap1, whole genome shotgun sequence DNA segment encodes these proteins:
- the LOC144250126 gene encoding alpha-1A adrenergic receptor isoform X2: protein MVFLSGNASDSSNCTHPPAPVNISKAILLGVILGGLIIFGVLGNILVILSVACHRHLHSVTHYYIVNLAVADLLLTSTVLPFSAIFEILGYWAFGRVFCNIWAAVDVLCCTASIMGLCIISIDRYIGVSYPLRYPTIVTQRRGVRALLCVWALSLVISIGPLFGWRQPAPDDETICQINEEPGYVLFSALGSFYVPLAIILVMYCRVYVVAKRESRGLKSGLKTDKSDSEQVTLRIHRKNVAAGGGGMSSAKNKTHFSVRLLKFSREKKAAKTLGIVVGCFVLCWLPFFLVMPIG from the exons ATGGTGTTTCTCTCCGGAAATGCTTCCGACAGCTCCAACTGCACCCACCCGCCGGCACCAGTGAACATTTCCAAGGCCATTCTGCTCGGGGTGATCTTAGGGGGACTCATCATTTTCGGGGTGCTGGGGAACATCCTAGTGATCCTCTCCGTGGCCTGTCACCGGCATCTGCACTCGGTCACTCACTATTACATCGTCAACCTGGCTGTGGCCGATCTGCTGCTCACCTCCACGGTCCTGCCCTTCTCCGCCATCTTCGAGATCTTGGGCTACTGGGCCTTTGGCAGGGTCTTCTGCAATATCTGGGCGGCAGTGGACGTCCTGTGCTGCACTGCGTCCATCATGGGCCTCTGCATCATCTCCATTGACCGCTACATCGGCGTGAGCTACCCGCTGCGCTACCCGACCATCGTCACCCAGAGGAGGGGCGTCAGGGCTCTGCTCTGCGTCTGGGCGCTTTCCCTGGTCATCTCCATCGGGCCCCTGTTTGGCTGGAGGCAGCCGGCCCCCGACGATGAGACCATCTGCCAGATCAACGAGGAGCCCGGCTACGTGCTCTTCTCGGCGCTGGGTTCCTTCTACGTGCCGCTGGCCATCATCCTGGTCATGTACTGCCGGGTCTACGTGGTGGCCAAGAGGGAGAGCAGGGGCCTCAAGTCCGGCCTCAAGACCGACAAGTCCGACTCGGAGCAAGTGACGCTTCGCATACACCGGAAAAATGTCGCGGCAGGAGGCGGCGGAATGAGCAGCGCCAAGAACAAGACGCACTTTTCGGTGAGGCTCCTCAAGTTTTCCCGGGAGAAGAAAGCGGCCAAAACGCTGGGCATCGTGGTCGGCTGCTTCGTGCTCTGCTGGCTGCCCTTCTTCCTGGTGATGCCCATCG GGTGA
- the LOC144250126 gene encoding alpha-1A adrenergic receptor isoform X1 produces the protein MVFLSGNASDSSNCTHPPAPVNISKAILLGVILGGLIIFGVLGNILVILSVACHRHLHSVTHYYIVNLAVADLLLTSTVLPFSAIFEILGYWAFGRVFCNIWAAVDVLCCTASIMGLCIISIDRYIGVSYPLRYPTIVTQRRGVRALLCVWALSLVISIGPLFGWRQPAPDDETICQINEEPGYVLFSALGSFYVPLAIILVMYCRVYVVAKRESRGLKSGLKTDKSDSEQVTLRIHRKNVAAGGGGMSSAKNKTHFSVRLLKFSREKKAAKTLGIVVGCFVLCWLPFFLVMPIEWPKFSGLG, from the coding sequence ATGGTGTTTCTCTCCGGAAATGCTTCCGACAGCTCCAACTGCACCCACCCGCCGGCACCAGTGAACATTTCCAAGGCCATTCTGCTCGGGGTGATCTTAGGGGGACTCATCATTTTCGGGGTGCTGGGGAACATCCTAGTGATCCTCTCCGTGGCCTGTCACCGGCATCTGCACTCGGTCACTCACTATTACATCGTCAACCTGGCTGTGGCCGATCTGCTGCTCACCTCCACGGTCCTGCCCTTCTCCGCCATCTTCGAGATCTTGGGCTACTGGGCCTTTGGCAGGGTCTTCTGCAATATCTGGGCGGCAGTGGACGTCCTGTGCTGCACTGCGTCCATCATGGGCCTCTGCATCATCTCCATTGACCGCTACATCGGCGTGAGCTACCCGCTGCGCTACCCGACCATCGTCACCCAGAGGAGGGGCGTCAGGGCTCTGCTCTGCGTCTGGGCGCTTTCCCTGGTCATCTCCATCGGGCCCCTGTTTGGCTGGAGGCAGCCGGCCCCCGACGATGAGACCATCTGCCAGATCAACGAGGAGCCCGGCTACGTGCTCTTCTCGGCGCTGGGTTCCTTCTACGTGCCGCTGGCCATCATCCTGGTCATGTACTGCCGGGTCTACGTGGTGGCCAAGAGGGAGAGCAGGGGCCTCAAGTCCGGCCTCAAGACCGACAAGTCCGACTCGGAGCAAGTGACGCTTCGCATACACCGGAAAAATGTCGCGGCAGGAGGCGGCGGAATGAGCAGCGCCAAGAACAAGACGCACTTTTCGGTGAGGCTCCTCAAGTTTTCCCGGGAGAAGAAAGCGGCCAAAACGCTGGGCATCGTGGTCGGCTGCTTCGTGCTCTGCTGGCTGCCCTTCTTCCTGGTGATGCCCATCG